One stretch of Thalassophryne amazonica chromosome 19, fThaAma1.1, whole genome shotgun sequence DNA includes these proteins:
- the otomp gene encoding otolith matrix protein 1: MDQSRLSSRVDMERVERRLPAVLLLLLSLLSVSCVPNPKTTVSWCVVSDGEEQKCLDLAGNATARNIKGTLQCVRGLNTRDCMDKIKNGTADAASMFADDIYAAGLCYGLELAAGESHNGMDGISYYVVAMARRSSSDLSLLEMHERSSCHPGIRTTVGWTVPIGYLVNTSQISVGELCNFPRVVGNFFGYSCVPGVKDPQHDPRGNNPKNLCEACIGDDNDRHICANNHRERHYGEAGALRCVAENLGDVAFVKHTTVFDNADGKNQESWALDMELEDLKLLCPDGTEAGLHEYVRCHLAAVPTNAVVVRMEDKCRVWKYLDRLQNAFGNATEGFRLFSSVRYSEADLLFSDSTHHLQRVLGSYTSWLGPTYTTMLQAFECEGFC; encoded by the exons ATGGACCAGAGCAGGTTGTCTAGCAGAGTGGACATGGAGCGTGTAGAGAGAAGACTGCCTGCAGTGCTCCTCCTTCTTCTGTCTCTCCTTTCTGTCAGCTGTGTCCCCAATCCCAAAACAACAG TGTCCTGGTGTGTGGTGTCAGACGGTGAGGAGCAGAAATGTTTGGATCTGGCTGGGAATGCCACAGCTCGGAATATAAAAGGAACACTGCAATGTGTCCGCGGTTTGAACACCAGGGACTGTATGGACAAAATTAAG AATGGGACAGCAGATGCAGCCtccatgtttgcagatgacatctaCGCTGCTGGTTTGTGCTACGGCCTGGAGCTGGCTGCAGGAGAGTCCCACAACGGCATGG ATGGCATCAGCTACTATGTGGTGGCGATGGCACGTCGGTCCTCCTCAGATCTGTCCCTGCTGGAGATGCATGAGCGTAGTTCCTGCCACCCCGGGATACGCACCACAGTGGGCTGGACTGTTCCCATTGGCTACCTGGTCAACACCTCCCAGATCAGTGTGGGAGAGCTGTGCAACTTCCCCAGAG TGGTTGGCAATTTCTTCGGTTACAGCTGCGTGCCGGGGGTCAAAGACCCCCAGCATGACCCCAGAGGCAACAACCCCAAGAACCTGTGCGAGGCCTGCATAGGAGATGACAACGACAGACACATCTGTGCCAACAACCACAGGGAGCGGCACTATGGCGAGGCCGGGGCCCTGAG GTGCGTAGCAGAGAACCTCGGTGACGTGGCCTTCGTCAAACACACGACAGTTTTTGACAATGCGGATG GTAAGAACCAGGAATCTTGGGCCCTGGATATGGAGCTGGAGGACTTAAAGCTTTTGTGTCCGGATGGAACTGAGGCTGGACTACACGAGTACGTGCGGTGCCACTTGGCAGCCGTGCCCACTAACGCTGTGGTGGTACGCATGGAGGACAAGTGTCGCGTCTGGAAGTACTTAGATCGcttacag AACGCGTTTGGCAATGCTACAGAGGGTTTCCGCCTGTTCAGCTCAGTGCGCTACAGCGAAGCCGATCTGCTCTTCAGTGATTCCacccaccacctgcagagggttcTGGGTAGCTACACTTCTTGGCTGGGGCCCACATACACCACCATGCTGCAAGCCTTCGAGTGTGAAG GCTTCTGCTGA